In one Lolium rigidum isolate FL_2022 chromosome 3, APGP_CSIRO_Lrig_0.1, whole genome shotgun sequence genomic region, the following are encoded:
- the LOC124700272 gene encoding glycerol-3-phosphate acyltransferase RAM2-like: MTASPFPTVHKCSSVDRSDDTVVADLDGTLLCGRSSFPYFAHMAFETGGLLRLLLLIVLAPLAGLLYYLVSESAGIQVLIFASMAGAEVAEIEAVARAVLPKFYCSDLHPESWRVFSSCGRRYVLTANPRIMVEAFLKEYAGADAVLGTELVVWRGRATGLVASPGVLVGEKKAEALRRAFGEVRPEIGLGDRKTDYPFMRLCKEGYVVPAPAPGLRPVPREDLPKPVIFHDGRIVQKPSPALALLTVLWMPVGFLLACLRIAAGALLPMRVVYHAFTALGVRVTIKGTPPPPASLETGQTGVLFICSHRSLLDPIFLSTALGRPITAVTYSVSRLSEILSPIRTVRLTRDRAADAAMIRRLLKEGDLVICPEGTTCREPFLLRFSALFAELTDEIVPVAMENQMSMFHGTTARGWKGLDPFYFFMNPSPGYVVTFLNKLPHELTCKGGKTSHEVANYIQRLIASTLSYECTSFTRKDKYKALAGNDGSVVSKPNIDKKKVMGS; the protein is encoded by the coding sequence ATGACGGCCTCGCCATTCCCGACGGTGCACAAGTGCTCGTCGGTGGACCGGAGCGACGACACGGTGGTGGCCGACCTGGACGGGACGCTGCTGTGCGGCCGGAGCTCGTTCCCGTACTTCGCGCACATGGCGTTCGAGACCGGCGGCCTGCTCCGGCTGCTGCTGCTCATCGTGCTGGCGCCGCTCGCGGGCCTGCTCTACTACCTCGTGTCCGAGTCCGCCGGCATCCAGGTGCTCATcttcgcctccatggccggcgccgAGGTGGCCGAGATCGAGGCCGTGGCGCGCGCCGTGCTGCCCAAGTTCTACTGCTCCGACCTCCACCCGGAGTCATGGCGCGTGTTCTCGTCGTGCGGGCGCCGGTACGTGCTCACCGCGAACCCGAGGATCATGGTGGAGGCCTTCCTCAAGGAGTACGCCGGCGCCGACGCGGTGCTCGGCACGGAGCTCGTGGTGTGGCGCGGCAGGGCGACGGGGCTCGTCGCCTCCCCCGGCGTGCTCGTCGGCGAGAAGAAGGCGGAGGCGCTCCGGCGGGCGTTCGGCGAGGTCAGGCCGGAGATCGGTCTCGGCGACAGGAAGACGGACTACCCGTTCATGCGGCTGTGCAAGGAGGGGTACGTGGTGCCGGCCCCGGCGCCGGGGCTCAGGCCCGTGCCGCGGGAGGACCTGCCGAAGCCAGTGATCTTCCACGACGGCCGCATCGTCCAGAAGCCGTCGCCGGCGCTCGCGCTGCTCACCGTGCTCTGGATGCCAGTCGGCTTCCTGCTCGCCTGCCTCCGCATCGCCGCGGGCGCGCTCCTGCCGATGCGCGTGGTGTACCACGCCTTCACCGCCCTCGGCGTGCGCGTCACCATCAAGGGCACCCCGCCCCCGCCGGCCAGCCTCGAGACGGGCCAGACCGGTGTGCTCTTCATCTGCTCCCACCGCAGCCTCCTCGACCCAATCTTCCTATCCACCGCACTCGGCCGCCCCATCACCGCCGTCACCTACTCCGTATCAAGGCTGTCCGAGATCCTGTCGCCGATCCGCACCGTGCGGCTGACCCGCGACCGCGCGGCGGACGCGGCCATGATCCGGCGCCTGCTCAAGGAGGGCGACCTGGTGATCTGCCCCGAGGGCACGACGTGCCGGGAGCCCTTCCTGCTGCGGTTCTCGGCGCTGTTCGCGGAGCTCACCGACGAGATCGtgccggtggcgatggagaaccagATGAGCATGTTCCACGGCACGACGGCGCGCGGGTGGAAGGGGCTGGACCCATTCTACTTCTTCATGAACCCGAGCCCGGGATACGTGGTCACCTTCCTCAACAAGCTTCCCCATGAGCTCACCTGCAAGGGCGGCAAGAccagccacgaggtggccaactaCATCCAGAGGCTCATCGCCTCCACGCTCTCCTACGAGTGCACCAGCTTCACCAGGAAGGACAAGTACAAGGCGCTCGCCGGCAACGATGGCTCTGTCGTCTCCAAGCCCAACATCGACAAGAAGAAGGTCATGGGTTCATGA